DNA sequence from the Verrucomicrobiia bacterium genome:
GCCGATGTGGATCATCTTCGTGCCCGTGTCGGCCTGTTGCAGATTATTCGTCAACGCGACCGAATAAAATTCACCCACCGAATTGTCGCCCTGCAAAATCACGCTCGGATATTTCCACGTGATCGCCGAGCCGGTTTCCACTTGCGTCCACGAAATGCGCGAACCTTCGCCCTGGCATTTGCCGCGCTTGGTCACAAAATTATAAATGCCGCCTTTGCCGTTCTTGTCGCCCGGATACCAATTCTGCACCGTCGAATATTTGATCTGCGAATTTTTGCCGAGCGCGATCAACTCGACCACCGCCGCGTGCAACTGATTTTCATCCCGCATCGGCGCCGTGCAACCTTCGAGATAACTCACATACGCGCCTTCTTCGGCGATGATCAACGTGCGTTCAAACTGGCCGGTGTTCGCCGTGTTAATGCGGAAATACGTGGACAATTCCATCGGGCACCGCACGCCCTTGGGGATGTAACAGAACGAACCGTCGCTGAACACGGCGGCGTTGAGCGCGGCGAAGAAATTATCGCCCGCGGGAACGACGCTCCCAAGATATTTTTCAACGAGGTCAGGATGCTTTTGCACCGCTTCGGAGAAGGAACAAAAAATCACGCCAATTTTCGCGAGGTCCTTCGAAAACGTCGTCGCCACGGAGACACTGTCCACCACGGCATCCACGGCCACACCGCTGAGACGCTTCTGTTCGTTGAGCGAAATGCCGAGCTTGTCGAAGGTCTTCAACAATTCCGGGTCCACTTCGTCCAGGCTGCCCAAAACCTTTTTCGGCTTTGGCGCGGCGTAATAGATCAGCGATTGATAATCAATCGGCGGATACGTCGCCTTTTCCCAGGTCGGCTCTTTCATCGTCAGCCATTGGCGATACGCCTTGAGCCGCCAATCGAGCATGAATTTCGGCTCATTTTTTTTCTGCGAAATGATTCGGATGACGTCCTCGCTCAGCCCGGGCGCGATGGTGTCCGTCTCCACATTGGTGACGAACCCATACTTGTATTCCTTATTTACAAATTCTTCGATCGTGTCGGTCGCTGTGCTCATATCAATTCAAAATCAAAAATAAAAAATTAAAAAAATAAAATCGTCGCGCGAATTATGCCTGCGCTTTGCCCGCACAATCCTTGCAGAGGCCGCGCAGAGAAACCTCGGTTTGCTTCACCTTGAAGCCATCGGGAATCTGCAATCCTGCGCGTTCACCGTCCGCCGAAAAATCCACATCATAAATCCCGGCGCATTCATCGCAATAAAAATGGCAATGCTCCTTCATGTTCGGGCAATAACGCGTCGCCGAACGCTCCAGGTTCACATGCCGCACCAGCCCGCACTTCACCAGCGCATCCAGGCAATTATAAACCGTGGCCATCGAAATATCCGGCATCGTATGTTTCGCGCGTATAAAAACGTCCTCGACCGTCGGATGGTCGCGCTGTTCCAGCAGGACATTATAGACCTGCTGCCGCTGCGGCGTGAAACGAAACCCGCTCGTCGCAAGACGTTCGTTGAATTGGCTGTCCATTTTGGAGTGTTCCGGCGCACTCATAAGATTAATGTGAAGTCTCTGTCGTAAACTGTCAATATTTGGAATAATTCTAATTCTTGGCAAATACCCTTTTTGCGCTTCGCTGAAAAAAAATATTCGCACTTACGCGCACTTATCCGCACTTTCCCCCTCCGACGCGCTCGAATCCGCCTTCCTAACGGACCGCGGCTCTATGAGCCGCAGCAATCCAAACCAGGATTGCCGTTGCCGACTCGGCCTGACGCGTCACCCCCTTCCCAAGTTCCCATCTCAAAGAACTCCCTCCATTTAACCACACGCCTCTCACCCCGTCCAACCTCCCATAGGTTTCACCGCCAAAATTTTTCCGCGCAATTTTTTTCGCCATTATATATTCTCGCGCATGCTGAACTGGATTTGGCTCGCCCTCGTCCTTTGCGCCGTGCTCATCGGCGGCTTGACCGGCCACCTCAAAGAACTTACCGAAGGCGGCTTCAACATGGCCAAAGTCGCCGTGATGGACATCTCCCTACCCCTCATCGGCATCAT
Encoded proteins:
- the sufB gene encoding Fe-S cluster assembly protein SufB, whose translation is MSTATDTIEEFVNKEYKYGFVTNVETDTIAPGLSEDVIRIISQKKNEPKFMLDWRLKAYRQWLTMKEPTWEKATYPPIDYQSLIYYAAPKPKKVLGSLDEVDPELLKTFDKLGISLNEQKRLSGVAVDAVVDSVSVATTFSKDLAKIGVIFCSFSEAVQKHPDLVEKYLGSVVPAGDNFFAALNAAVFSDGSFCYIPKGVRCPMELSTYFRINTANTGQFERTLIIAEEGAYVSYLEGCTAPMRDENQLHAAVVELIALGKNSQIKYSTVQNWYPGDKNGKGGIYNFVTKRGKCQGEGSRISWTQVETGSAITWKYPSVILQGDNSVGEFYSVALTNNLQQADTGTKMIHIGKNTRSTIISKGISAGRGQNSYRGLVKILKNADGARNFSQCDSLLLGDKCGAHTFPYIEVKNTTARVEHEASTSKIGEDQIFYCNQRGISTQDAVNMIVNGFCKEVFRELPMEFAVEAQKLLGVSLEGSVG
- a CDS encoding Fur family transcriptional regulator — protein: MSAPEHSKMDSQFNERLATSGFRFTPQRQQVYNVLLEQRDHPTVEDVFIRAKHTMPDISMATVYNCLDALVKCGLVRHVNLERSATRYCPNMKEHCHFYCDECAGIYDVDFSADGERAGLQIPDGFKVKQTEVSLRGLCKDCAGKAQA